From the genome of Solanum stenotomum isolate F172 chromosome 5, ASM1918654v1, whole genome shotgun sequence:
ataataataataataatattaccaaATTTGGTACGAGTTTTAACAAAAAAAGAGTTTAGTACTATTAAATATTGGTAATAACAcactttaaaattaaaagttacgATAGTTGTTAGGAAAATGGCTTCCTTATGAGaaacattttcttcaaaaatgacATTGGTCCTACCAAACATCTTGCTTTCACGTATGGaagtaaaaaagagaaaacaagtAGCGAGAGCGactcaataaaattgttgaCCTAAAGCTAAAATCTTTTTGTtcctaattaataaataaagtctcgtataaaattttatttgaaaattcttctacttcttttttttttgttataattctttttcaattaaaGACAACtattaacataatttataagtaaaaaatatcaatacGCGTGCTTATACAATTTCTCTTAGATCCTTTAATTTCGTAAATACGCGTAAATCGTTAATATCGGAGTGACAATAGACAAAAGcttgatgaaaaaaaaactaaaaatataattttagccTTATGATTAAAGACCTAGAGAGAACCCTAACCGCAATCACAACCATTATAACAATaacttaaattgttcaaaaatatAACAACCAAGAAGCATAGAGACACTCAAATAGAGATAATTACGGAGGTTCACCATGTATTATATATacccacaaaataaaataaaaaaagattgtGGCAAACAATTTGAGATCTCATTTAACATCAAAACCCAAAAAAGATCATTTGGTAAAGAACTTCCAAAAtcccaattttctttttttgtttcccatTCCCTCTTTTGATCcaataaattaaacaaactcTGTCACATCTTTTTTATGGGTTTTTACAGCTAAGGCTGTTGTTGAAAATTGACACATTCATATAAGGACCACAAAGATTGAACATATACTATATTCTTTGAACTCACATAAAAActttttcctcaatttttccCATACACATTTGGTTTATTTCATTTCTTTGGAATTTTGTTACATATTCATGGTCTATAGGCCTGCTTGTCAATCAATTAGAGATTAGTTGGAGTCAGTTTAATGAATCCTCGAGAAATTCAGTAACTTGTTGAATGAAAATATTCCAATTGCTAGTCATTATTTGGAGAAACCGCGTATTCAAATATAGATAGTACAAATTGCAAGTGCAAAAAAACATGGTTATGTTGTGTTGGAGGCCTTCTGTTAAACGGGATGGTAGTCGTAGAGGTGGAGATCCAAATGGTAGGTTTAAAGGATTAATGTGGTATAAGGATTTAGGAGTTCATGCAAATGGAGAATTTTCAATGGCAGTTATACAAGCGAATAATTTGATGGAAGATCAAAGTCAGCTGGAATCGGGGCCATTGAGTTCTGTGAATTTAGGACCTCAAGGAACATTTGTTGGTGTCTATGATGGACATGGAGGACCTGAGACTTCGCGGTTTATAAACAATGCTATGTTCTCCAATCTCAAGAGTACGTATGTGTAATGTTTTTAATTTGATTGCATGATGTTTCATTGATTTTGTCACGAACCTTATATGTCGAATCCAACAACAGCATATCCAGTGTAACCCCATGAGTGATTATCTGggaagggtagagtgtacgtagaccttacccctaTCTTATATGTCTAAATCTTTAATCCGCCTCTCAATGTATTATTCTCCAAAGTTGTTTGTGTTTGAAATCTGAGAATATCTTTGTAATCTTATTCTCATTTTCAGAATTTGCATCAGAACATCAAGAAATTTCTGCTGATGCCATAAGAAAATCTTTCTTGAAAACTGAAGAGGAGTTTTTGTCACTTGTAAAGAGACAATGGCAAGAGAAGCCACAAATTGCAACAGTAGGATCATGTTGCTTGACCGGCGTAATATGTAGTGGACTCCTATATACTGCGAATGTTGGAGATTCGCGTGCAGTACTAGGCAGAGTAGATAAAGCTGCAAAGAGTGTAACAGCTATTCAATTGTCAACAGAGCATAATGCTAGTATTGAATCCGTGAGAGATGAGCTTAGGTCATTGCATCCTCAGGATTCACAGATTGTGGTACTCAAACACAACGTTTGGCGTGTGAAAGGTATTATACAGGTATGTGTTGATAAATATAGTCTCAATTCTTTGGTTGTCTGTTGTTAATAACGGAAGCTCTTATTTTCATGTTTCTCATTCCTTACCTTAGAAGTACTCTTTCTCCATCTCCCTAATCAAATTCACCTACATTAGAATTACTCGTTACTGGTTGATGATTCTGTATGCAACATCTAAATGTATTTCTGCATCAATTTATCGATAACTCTCATCAATAACACAGGCAATGTCAGCTCGATCATATGTTTATATTGGCAACAAGAGGGTACCTAATGCCCCGAGCCAAATGgaattaaaatacatctaagaATTGTTGATGTAATTGATCTTCAAAGGCATTTGATTGATAGTGATGTTCCTAATATATCGTCTTAATATAGGTTTCAAGGTCCATTGGTGATGCATATCTTAAGAAATCAGAGTTCAACCAGGCACCATTATTGGCAAGATTTAGGTTGCCAGAGCCCTTCTCGGAACCAATCCTCAGCGCGGAGCCATCAATATCAGTTCACAAACTCAGTTCCAAGGATCAATTCGTCATATTTGCTTCGGATGGTCTATGGGACCATCTTAGCAACCAGGAGGCTGTTGACATTGTTCACAATCATCCTAGAAATGTAAGCTTTCAATAATCTCTACTAGTAATCTCTATTTTTACCTATGTTGATCGGACTCTCCAAAATGCTGCCGAACTagtgttggatcctccaaaaatgcgctacttttggaggatccaccACGCACCtgacaacatttttgaagagtctgagcaacataaaTTTCTACATCGACAATCATTACTGAATGCACAGCTTCTGCATCAGATTGTTAACATATACTCCTCTTCACTCTTAGCAGGGAATTGCTAGAGAACTTATCAAAGCTGCTCTACATATAGCAGcaaagaaaagagaaatgagATATTCGGACCTAAAAAAGATCGATCGAGGAGTAAGAAGGCATTTCCATGATGATATAACAGTTGTAGTTGTGTTTATTGATCCATATTCTATGAATAGAAGCTCTTCTCGCAGTTCGATACTCTCCATTAGAGGAGGAACTCCCTCCTCTCCAAAAATGTAGTTCTAAATGACACTTCATGAGTCAATCCACTTGCTAGAGGCGGAGccagaatttgaagtttatgagttATGAATTTGCCTCTGGATTTGTAGCTCGTTTTAGTTACAGGGTtcaattttctaatacaaataaaGGGTCTAAGCAAAAACACGGATTCATTTGAACTCGTAACTAATAGCAACAAAAGAAGATGGCAGAGCTTCTCTTTGTGAGGACTCAATGTCTTAgtcttctttcatttccttgTAGTTTTAAAATTGAAGTATGTTGTTCccttcattgtttttttttttaattgatggtTACTTCCTGAGTAACCAAAGAAAAACGTCGATACAAACATTTGATAAGTCATCTTGTTGCACCGTGCAGAGTAAACAGTGAATTTGACCTGTTATTTATGTTAAGATCCCCTTATTGAGTCTAGCATATCCTATTCACCATGCACATTTTGGAGTTCAATATTAGGTACCAATTAGAGTGGTGCAATATTTTATAGCAACAATGAAAGCTTTGAGTATACCTTGATTTGTAATTTGAATCATGTATAACTTGATACATCAATTGGTGTACTATTttatatcaacaacaacatggaTAAAGTACTAAAAGAACAAAACTACTTTTATCTTTTCTAATAATTAAGGTTAAAGCATCCAGGGTATAATTGTAAGGTCACtacttctaaattttaaaaataaattatgggaaaatacataagtacccccaaacctatgcccgaaatcccagagacacacttataatTTAATAAGGTCCTATTATCCCCcagaacttattttataaataattttctaccccttttcggcctacttgacactatccttgaaaaaattgtcaacacgcgctgggcccagaagatagtgccacgtaggccgaaaaggagtagaaaattatttataaaatacgttctggggggtaataggaccttagtatagtataaatgtgtctctgagatttcgggcatagattggaggtacttatgcattttcctaattattttaatttttaaatgatatcgtgtatattaattttagtGCAATGACCTAAACACCaacaagaaatattttttgtattactaatctatatatataactagTTTCTATAAAATTAATCTGTGCATTATAATTTCGATATAACTTGTCTAACAAACGCCCCCTTAGTACTCATATCATATGACTTTGTATAATCAAGgataaatgtataaattaagTACTCATATCATATCGTCAAACTAGATAGACGTGTCATTTAATTTGGCTTCAATTTGTATctatgtcctttaattttagatgtacacaagtagacacttaaatttatataaaattaaataagtaacaCATGCATCCTACCTAGCGTCTCAAATAGTCAATTTGCGTCCTACATGACAttctttatgtattatgccacataAGACACGTGTCtctatttgttaaattttatataagtttaagtgtctacttatacACATCTAAAGTTTAAGGACATAAATACTAggcataatgcataaacatgacccttgaCTTGGCTTCAGCAAACAactatgtcctccaactttgagtgtacACAAGTAagtacttaaacttgtataaaattgaataagtagacacatgtTTCCTatatgacataatacacgtaggaagCCATGTAGGACAgtaaaattgtcatgtagggtgTCATTCAGGACGAAtatgtctatttgtttaattttgtacaaattttaagtgtctatttataCACACTCAAAGTTAAAAGTCATAGCTATCCGTTGACGCCAACTaaggtcatgtttatgtattacaTCTAAATATTAGCTGAGCACAAatcaaatgacatatttatgtattatgcctatcaTATTTGATTATCATAAGGAAAttggattaataaaaaatttctatTGTTCTTTTATGGCCTTTTTAtcctatatttttattattatatgtaaGAAATctaaaattattagtttataaGTGGTCAAGAAATCTTAATTTCTCGGGCATAGTAATGAAATTATGAATGGGGATGATTTTTGAGGAAGCTAGATGAACATATCTACACTTTTCGAGAATGTTCAAATTGAATAGTGATAAAAGAGTACAATTTCCATTTCGTTTGTATAACGCTCAGCGATGACACACTTTGTCCCACTTTACTAAATTTGGTCAGTGCTCACCGAATAACCGAAACCCCCATCCCCTATAAAAAAATCCAATTTTCCATCCCATTTGTtcatcaaaactcaaaaattataTCTTTCGTAGTAAATCCAACAAACATTAATGGCTACTCCGTAAGTCTCTCTACCttcctcctttttttcttttttctttttctttgcttccttcctcctttttcattttggtttctgaatttttttttcaagtgtaATTCATGGTCAAGATAATAACAATTAGTTTAATGTTTATCGAGAAATCAACCATGATATTGATTAGTTAAATTATgcacttttaactttttaatgAATGTTGATGGGGGTTTTCTACAGAAGTGTACAACAAATTCTTCCTGCATCTCTTGATTCTACTTCCGAACCGCCAGCCCTGTTTGATGGAACTACAAGGTTAATATCCTTTCTCTTATTCTCTGTGTTAATTTTTTCAATGCGAAGGTGAAGGTTAGATCACTAACTTTTGACTGTGAATTCGGGTATATAAGTTGTAATTTTCCTTGTATTAATATAGTGAAAAAGATGCATCTGTTGATCAAAGTTCATGTAGTTTGACTCTCGAGAAACATACGTAAAAAGTATCTTGGACAGAGAAAGAGTACTAATctgattcaaattttaaaatatttaaatgaagtttgagaaattataatcaaaggaaaaataatttgatagattttgaactttttttttttcgaagGTTGTATATCAGTTATATATGCCCTTTTGCACAGCGTGCGTGGATTACCAGAAATTTCAAGGTTCCTTAATTAACTGCAAATTCATTTCcgtattttttgttgttgttaatattataattactCTTGTTTTATTTTGGATGTAGAGTATACTACTTAGAATCTTTAGTTTATGTAGATGAATAATGGTCATAAAATAAACTTTGAAGTTATTGACAAATGCAGGGTTTGCAAGATAAGATCGAATTAGTTCCAATTGATCTTCAGAACAGGCCTGTTTGGTACAAGGAAAAAGTGTACCCTCAAAATAAGGTACTTTCTATTGAAACACAAAATTCATCTTCTATCGATCCAGTATATATACATAGTGAAACTGGCCTAGTGTTGTCAGGAGTGGATCTACCATTTAAGTTACAAGTTCGACAGCACTCAGTAGCTTTGGCTCAAACTTTGTGTTTATGTTAAGAAATTCACTTAGTATGTGCGAGAAAAATCTATTCAGAAAGCAGTAAGCAAAAATGGTTGTGaaacttaaaatcttgaatCCGACTTTGAGCGTCATGATAGATGCCAAATTTTAAATGCTAGAGAACTCGAAAATAAGATGAAGTGTGCTTGCGACTTCTAAAAAAGtaatcttttttcttcaaattcgAGTTTTCTGGCGAACCCGATACATGAAGAGCATATCCTTTGCTTCGATCTGGTTATGTGTTTTGTTCAATTCTTCTGTAGGTGCCCTCTCTGGAACACAAATCCAAAGTGATTGGAGAAAGTCTCGATCTGGTTAAATATATCGACAGCAACTTTGAGGGTCCGTCTCTTCTACCTGATGTAAGCTGCAAAACTCATTCTTTGCCTAAACAGACTATTCTTATTTTCAACCCTCCCCTCCTTCCCGACATGGCACTAAAACGTtgacaaaagaaaaggaagcaaaagttttaaatttgatGTGATTTGGTAAAATGGTTTAGGACCCTGAAAAACAGAAGTTTGCTGAAGAGTTGATAGCTTACAGCGATACGTTCCTGAAAGAAATATATGGTAACTTCAAAGGAGATATTGAGAAGCATGCTGGTGAGATTCTTGAACATTTGNNNNNNNNNNNNNNNNNNNNNNNNNNNNNNNNNNNNNNNNNNNNNNNNNNNNNNNNNNNNNNNNNNNNNNNNNNNNNNNNNNNNNNNNNNNNNNNNNNNNcgctccaaaatcactcctTCGGAGCTTCCCCTTTTCGAACGGTCTCGAAACACtaccccgctatcaaaaatagagtcacaacgttaatatggtcgtttagacaccaaaatcacaacaaacggagataggtcaattttggagtcaaaacgggaatcgtgggacccgcgcaggaaattccgaaattaaccccaaaagtgggtcctaaccagttcccccagctcatgtcccataatgggacacaattcggggctcgggaacaacacaatatcaacaagcaactaaaacccaaattttctcaaaagaatagaaatgggacagcagctAATTCAGCGTTTTTACCAAAAAGGAGCGATCTACAGTGAAATGCGACAACACCACGAcgttctcctcgaaaaaccactcaagatagcctcaaaaatcaccaaaatcggatctaaaatggctaagaaaacaagtctcaaaaatttccaaaatcaagctcacaaaaggggtctggcagcaggtattttttgaaaattacctcaaacggggactccaaatcactatccgagatCACCAACgcgttgtcctcgaaaaatctcacaacttagccttttggatcacccaaatcggttgagaaatgagagagagatgagggtttgaaatttgagaaatgttgctgattttctgcaatttattgcagaaaatctgcaacatttccaaaacttaaaatcccgacggggtgctccgaactcgttcgaacgaaaccccgtgcacgcaaacgagatatgcaaccacaccaaattcgatattccagactcaatggcgcagtcgaaatttccatcagaggtcatttcgataaaaagtgggtcccacttccaaaagcccttttaagtcaaaacccacaaaagttctcggaaagatatcgaaaacctccagacacaaaagaagggtcaatctagaccaaactcgacattccggagctaaccacgctgatggaattctcatccgagcgcgtttactcagaatgttgaccaaagtcaaacttaagcttaaacttaaagttaaaacgcctaatcgcaccgactcacactgaaaacctcgggagtcatgtcgaccatgctattagcctaaaatgacccttctggagctgatgaaatcgtcagaattggattccgatgtcatcttcttgaacttttgatcgaaaatgatcgttcaaggttcataagctccaaaacacaaaaactcgcaccaagaccaaacgaacgaccaggtgaccgaactgtcagtcccagcaagtcataaatgacttggggtcgctatagaaatgctctaaacgacacacagaaggcaagacacagaaatgaccatgagggtcattacaacttCATTACAAGGGATGCTACATCATTAGACATGGGAGCTGGACTCGTAAATCCAAACCGTGCAGTTGATCCAGGCTTGATATATGAAGCAACTCCACAAGACTATGTGAATCTTCTCTGCTCCATGAATCTCACAGAAAAGCAATTCAAAACAATTGCTAGATCATCAGCTAAGCACAACTGCTCAAATCCGTTCAATGATATGAATTACCCATCATTTATTGCTCTCTTTAACCCAAATGAGGACTACACTTGGTTGGGGCAGAAATTCAGGAGGACAGTCACAAATGTTGGACCTGGTGCTGCTAATTACAAAGCAAAAGTGACAGCACCAAAAAACTCGACAATTTCTATCTCTCCACAAACCTTGGTGtttgagaagaaaaatcagAAGCAGGACTACACTCTGACCATACGTTACAAAGGCATTGCAGACGACCAAGCACAATCTGGTTCCATCACTTGGGTGGAAGAGAA
Proteins encoded in this window:
- the LOC125865978 gene encoding probable protein phosphatase 2C 38 produces the protein MVMLCWRPSVKRDGSRRGGDPNGRFKGLMWYKDLGVHANGEFSMAVIQANNLMEDQSQLESGPLSSVNLGPQGTFVGVYDGHGGPETSRFINNAMFSNLKKFASEHQEISADAIRKSFLKTEEEFLSLVKRQWQEKPQIATVGSCCLTGVICSGLLYTANVGDSRAVLGRVDKAAKSVTAIQLSTEHNASIESVRDELRSLHPQDSQIVVLKHNVWRVKGIIQVSRSIGDAYLKKSEFNQAPLLARFRLPEPFSEPILSAEPSISVHKLSSKDQFVIFASDGLWDHLSNQEAVDIVHNHPRNGIARELIKAALHIAAKKREMRYSDLKKIDRGVRRHFHDDITVVVVFIDPYSMNRSSSRSSILSIRGGTPSSPKM
- the LOC125865989 gene encoding glutathione S-transferase L3-like, which translates into the protein MATPSVQQILPASLDSTSEPPALFDGTTRLYISYICPFAQRAWITRNFKGLQDKIELVPIDLQNRPVWYKEKVYPQNKVPSLEHKSKVIGESLDLVKYIDSNFEGPSLLPDDPEKQKFAEELIAYSDTFLKEIYGNFKGDIEKHAGEILE